DNA sequence from the Hyalangium ruber genome:
AGCCCTGGGGAGCCCCGTGTTTTCAGGGACTTGCAATCCACCTCGTGGACAAGACAGATAGCCGCCCCCAACGCAGGAGACGAGCACACATGGCGTACCGGGTGAACAACATCGGGCTGTGGCTGGACGAGCCGGAGGAGCTGCTCGGCCAGCGAGCAGCCGAGAAGCTGGGGGTGACCCGGTCCGACCTGGCATCGGTGCGCGTGGTGCGCTCGGTGCTGGACGCGCGCAAGAAGGGCAGCCCCCGCTACATCTATACGCTGGAAGTCACGCTGGCCCCGGGCCGCACCGCCGTGCGCCTGCCGCCAGACGTGAGCGAGGCGCCACCGCCGCCCGAGCCGCTGCCGCGCGTGAAGGAGCCGGAGCGCTGGCCGCTCATCATCGGCACCGGCCCCGCGGGCCTGTTCTGCGCCCTGGGGCTGCTGGAGCGCGGGGTGCGCAGCATCCTCCTGGAGCGAGGCCGCGAGGTGGTGACGCGCCGCAAGGATGTGGCGAAGCTGATGCGCGACGGCTCGCTGCACCCGGAGAGCAACATGAACTTCGGCGAGGGCGGCGCCGGGGCCTATACGGACGGCAAGCTGTCCACGCGCATCAACCACCCCATGGTGCGCAAGGTCATCGAGACGTTCGCGCAGTACGGCGCGCCGGACCACATCCTCGTGGATGGCAAGCCGCACATCGGCTCGGACCTGCTGCCGGGCGCGGTGGCGCGCATCCGGGACATGCTCATCGCCGGCGGCTGCCAGGTGCATTTCGAGCAGCGGGTGGAGGATCTGCTCTACCGCGATGGCCACGTGGCGGGCGTCCGGATGGCGGATGGGCGCACCCTGGAGAGCGATCGGGTGGTGCTGGCGCCGGGCAACTCGGCCCGTGAGCTGTACGAGCGCTTCGCCACCGACGGGCGCGTGAGCGTCGAGGCCAAGCCCTTCGCCATCGGCTTCCGCGCCGAGCACCCGCAGGGACTCATCAACAGCATCCAGTACGGCAACGCGGCGAAGAACCCGAAGCTGCCCCCGGCCGACTACAAGCTGGCGGAGAACCTCGAGGTGGATGGCGAGGTGCGCGGCATCTACTCGTTCTGCATGTGCCCTGGCGGCATCGTCGTGCCCACGCCCACCGAAGAGGGCCTGCAATGCACCAACGGCATGAGCAACTCGCGCCGCAACGCGAAGTACGCCAACGCCGGCATCGTCGTCACCGTGTCCGTGCAGGACTTCGAGAAGGAGGGCTTCCGGGGGCCGCTGGCGGGCCTGGAGTTCCAGCGCCACTGGGAGAAGAAGGCGTATGAGCTGGGCGGAGGCCGCTTCTTCGCCCCGGCGCAGACCATCCCCGACTACCTCGCCGGCCGCGTGAAGAAGGAGCCGGGCGGCACCAGCTACCGGCCCGGCCTCGTTCACGCGGACCTCAACCGCCTCTTCCCCGAGCGGCTCACGCAGTCCATCAAGCAGGCCCTGCGCGGCTTCGACCGCAAGATGCGCGGCTTCATCAGCGAGGAGGGCAAGCTCATCGGCATCGAGAGCCGCACCAGCTCTCCGCTGCGTATTACTCGGGGCGAGGACCTCCAGTCCGTGTCGCTCCGGGGGCTGTACCCCGGCGGCGAGGGGTGTGGCTACGCGGGCGGGATCGTCTCCTCGGCTATTGATGGCCTCCGCATCGCTGAACAGATTGCGGGGGAGCTGGCCTGAGCTGGCTCGCCAGGATGCTCTCCTGGCGATGGGAGGAGCCCATGCGTTACCGCGTACGCACCCCGGAAGGTGAGCTGGAATACCCGAGCCTCCGGGATGTGGAGCAGGCCTATATGCAGGGGCTCGTCGCTCCCCAGGACGAGGTGCTCGAGGAGGGCGCCACGCTCTGGCGCAAGGCGGAGAGCCTGCCTTCGCTGGTCCGGGCCCGCCGCGCCTCAACTGCGGCGGGCGGACGTGCCCAGACGTTGACCGTGCTGGCGGCGGTGGCGCTGGGAGGCATCGCCCTCTACCTGCTCTCCACGGGGGCGAACCTGCTGTGGGTGTTCGCGCTCGCCATCCTCGTCATCTCCATCCTCTCGCGAGTGGTGATCAAGGCGTTTCGGCGCCCCCCTCCTCGCTGAGCTCTCTCCCCTGCTCTCCAGCGCGGCGGCCCAGCGCCTGCCGACAGAGGCCGTGGGGGGCCCCATGTTCTCCCCTGGCGGGCCCGTTGGCCCGGGGACCGCGGCAACGCGGAGAAGGGAGGACACCCTTGTTCAACACCTACCTGTCCCGAGAGGCGGCGCAGAAGCTCCGTCACGGTGCCTTCTGGCTGCGCCGGGAGGACATTCTCTCCATGGACGGCACCCCCAACGCGGGCGAGCCCGTCCAACTCCGCGATGAGGATGGGCAGGTGCTCGGACTGGGAGACGTGGACCTCGAGTCCTCCTCCTATGCCATCCGCCGCCTGGGTCTGCCCGAAGAGGCCGCCGAAGGCCTCATCCCCCGCCACGTCCGCCATGCCCTCGAGCGGAGGGCCCACCTCGTCGACGATCCGCGCTTCTGTCGACTGGTGAACGATGACGGGGACGGGCTGCCCGGCCTCATCGTGGACCGGTACGACACGCACTTCGTCATCCAGACCCTCACCCGGGCCATGGACGCGCGCATCGAAGAGCTCACCCGCGCCATCGTGGAGGTGGCCGGCGCCGGCTCGGTGCTCCTGCGCAACGACTCGCACCGCCGTCGGCAGATGGGGCTCGCCCCGCAGCGCCCCCACGTGCTGTACGGCACCCCGCCCCGCTGGTGCCGCGTGCTGGAGCTGGGCGCGCGCTTCACCGTGGACCTCACCTACGGGCTCAACACCGGCTACCACTATGACCACCGCGAGCTGCGCCGCTTCATCGCGCGCCTGGCCCGCGACGCCCGGGTGCTGGACCCGTGCTGCAACGTGGGAGGCCTCTTCATCCACGCGGGCCTCCATGGAGCGCGGCAGTTGCTGGCCTTCGACGGAGACGCGGACGCCGCGGACCTGGCGCGCGAGAACGCCGAGGCCAACGGGCTGCTCGGCCGGGTCCGGGTAGAGACAGGCTCCACCCTGGCCGTCCTCAAGGGCCAGACGGACACCTTCGACCTGGTGCTGCTCGACACCCGCGAGGCGGACTCCTCCGAGGGCTTCATCGAGTTCGTTCGCCTGGGGTTGCGGCGCACCCGCCATGGCGGCCGGCTGCTGCTGACCGGCTACCACCCGCCCCTGGCCCTGGGTGCCTTCGAGGAGCTGGTGGCCGAGGCCTGCGAGCGCGAGCAACGCGTGGCCTTCCGGCTGGCCCGGCTGGGCCTGCCTCCGGACCACCCCTCCCCCGTGAACACCCCCGGGGCCGACTACCTGGACGCGGTCGCACTTGAAGTGAATTGACCTCATCCAAACGTTCCCCCGACGGCTGGGGGTGGTAGTGTCGACCGCTACGATGACGACCGACAACCCGTCCGAGACTCCATCGCCCGCCGCCGAGGGCGGCTCCGTCGAGACCGTGCGCAAGGTGTACGTCAAGGACCTGCGCGAAAAGGACCGCGTCCAGACCGTCTTCCGCGTCACCCAGAAGAACAAGGTGAGCGCGCGCAGCGGCAAGGTGTTCCTGGCGCTCGTGCTCGCGGACAAGACCGGCGAGGTGGATGCGCGCATCTTCGACAAGGTGGATGCGCTCGAGCCTGCCTTCGTTCCCGGGGACCACGTCCTGGTCCAGGGCCATGTCATCAACTTCCACGGCAAGACGCAGGTCGTGGTCGAGGCCCTCGAGCGCCTGGACCCGGGCCCGCTGGACCTCACGGAATTCGAGCCGCCTCCGGCTCCGCCCCCGGCGGCCGCCGAGTCCCCCGCGGCGCAGGACAGCGCCCAGGAGCAGCCGCAGCAGGCCCAGCCCCAGGAGAAGCGCGAGGAGGCTGGCTCCCAGCGCCCCGCTCGCGAGGAGGGCGGCCCCACCTCCGGCGCCCGCGCCGTGGGACAGATCCG
Encoded proteins:
- a CDS encoding NAD(P)/FAD-dependent oxidoreductase, which produces MAYRVNNIGLWLDEPEELLGQRAAEKLGVTRSDLASVRVVRSVLDARKKGSPRYIYTLEVTLAPGRTAVRLPPDVSEAPPPPEPLPRVKEPERWPLIIGTGPAGLFCALGLLERGVRSILLERGREVVTRRKDVAKLMRDGSLHPESNMNFGEGGAGAYTDGKLSTRINHPMVRKVIETFAQYGAPDHILVDGKPHIGSDLLPGAVARIRDMLIAGGCQVHFEQRVEDLLYRDGHVAGVRMADGRTLESDRVVLAPGNSARELYERFATDGRVSVEAKPFAIGFRAEHPQGLINSIQYGNAAKNPKLPPADYKLAENLEVDGEVRGIYSFCMCPGGIVVPTPTEEGLQCTNGMSNSRRNAKYANAGIVVTVSVQDFEKEGFRGPLAGLEFQRHWEKKAYELGGGRFFAPAQTIPDYLAGRVKKEPGGTSYRPGLVHADLNRLFPERLTQSIKQALRGFDRKMRGFISEEGKLIGIESRTSSPLRITRGEDLQSVSLRGLYPGGEGCGYAGGIVSSAIDGLRIAEQIAGELA
- a CDS encoding class I SAM-dependent rRNA methyltransferase, producing the protein MFNTYLSREAAQKLRHGAFWLRREDILSMDGTPNAGEPVQLRDEDGQVLGLGDVDLESSSYAIRRLGLPEEAAEGLIPRHVRHALERRAHLVDDPRFCRLVNDDGDGLPGLIVDRYDTHFVIQTLTRAMDARIEELTRAIVEVAGAGSVLLRNDSHRRRQMGLAPQRPHVLYGTPPRWCRVLELGARFTVDLTYGLNTGYHYDHRELRRFIARLARDARVLDPCCNVGGLFIHAGLHGARQLLAFDGDADAADLARENAEANGLLGRVRVETGSTLAVLKGQTDTFDLVLLDTREADSSEGFIEFVRLGLRRTRHGGRLLLTGYHPPLALGAFEELVAEACEREQRVAFRLARLGLPPDHPSPVNTPGADYLDAVALEVN